The proteins below are encoded in one region of Apium graveolens cultivar Ventura chromosome 4, ASM990537v1, whole genome shotgun sequence:
- the LOC141717161 gene encoding uncharacterized protein LOC141717161, whose translation MVLMALGGASTSSGGTGTSTGGRGRGRGRGRGGARGRSDVGDRERGEAMGRGDGGDIMHIENGGRVDEEDDIAVIVESLQRKASQGDFHKRPINGVKLGTVHFIDGCIKEAHIKRLHWPLFDLFGTKIP comes from the exons ATGGTTCTCATGGCATTGGGTGGTGCAAGTACTAGTAGTGGGGGTACGGGTACTAGTACTGGCggaaggggaaggggaaggggaAGAGGAAGGGGAGGGGCCAGGGGAAGAAGTGATGTAGGGGACAGGGAAAGGGGAGAAGCCATGGGAAGGGGTGATGGGGGTGATATCATGCATATTGAAAATGGTGGCAGAGTTGATGAGGAGGATGATATAGCAGTTATTGTTGAAAGTCTTCAGCGAAAAGCTTCACAGGGCGATTTCCATAAAAGACCGATAAATGGGGTTAAACTTGGGACTGTTCACTTTATTGATGGATG TATCAAAGAGGCTCATATAAAAAGACTCCACTGGCCATTGTTTGATCTCTTTGGGACAAAGATACCATAA